From a single Lolium rigidum isolate FL_2022 chromosome 7, APGP_CSIRO_Lrig_0.1, whole genome shotgun sequence genomic region:
- the LOC124675448 gene encoding probable WRKY transcription factor 3, translating into MATGPWPGIGDGGGLWAPPPAQLDALFSDDHHQPPAAAALGFFRGSLAQLPSPPSLLGYPPQDNFDVFHEQDLARLAAQVAHKAELQQQLSKHGMLGRADGSSFPLATPKLASQHASSSVIVPTLPSHADGINTGSAGVLQALQGSSITLDRPADDGYNWRKYGQKAVKGGKYPRSYYKCTLNCPVRKNVEHSLDGRIIKIVYRGQHCHERPSKRFKVCGSLLNELDCFNDTEDASSRSQFDCQGYYGKPITSIGTMGDPSLPTKEEGDEQFSGSGDNREEGDDEIGAVDGIVGDANANERNAPGQKIIVSTTSDVDLLDDGYRWRKYGQKVVRGNPHPRSYYKCTFQGCDVKKHIERSSQEPHAVITTYEGKHIHDVPASRNRVQAASQPYCTEETYTDQTPANFCSSSEKRNYGTITLNHLAF; encoded by the exons ATGGCGACCGGCCCGTGGCCAGgcatcggcgacggcggcggcctctGGGCCCCGCCCCCCGCCCAGCTCGACGCCCTCTTCTCCGACGACCACCACCAGCCGCCGGCCGCAGCGGCGCTGGGCTTCTTCCGGGGCTCCCTCGCGCAGCTCCCGTCCCCTCCGTCGCTCCTCGGGTACCCGCCGCAG GACAACTTTGATGTGTTCCATGAACAAGACCTTGCACGGCTAGCAGCACAAGTGGCTCACAAGGCAGAGTTGCAGCAGCAACTTTCTAAGCACGGCATGCTCGGTCGAGCGGATGGATCTTCTTTCCCGTTGGCAACTCCAAAGCTGGCATCTCAGCATGCCAGTTCCTCCGTAATCGTGCCGACTCTGCCGTCACATGCAGATGGTATCAACACTGGATCGGCTGGAGTTTTACAAGCTCTCCAAGGTTCATCCATCACTCTGGATAGGCCTGCTGATGACGGATACAATTGGCGCAAGTATGGACAGAAGGCAGTCAAGGGTGGGAAGTACCCGAGGAGCTACTACAAATGCACCCTCAACTGTCCGGTCAGGAAAAATGTGGAGCACTCTTTAGATGGCCGGATTATTAAAATTGTTTACAGAGGTCAGCACTGTCATGAACGTCCCTCGAAGAGGTTCAAAGTTTGTGGCAGTTTACTGAACGAGTTAGATTGTTTCAATGACACTGAGGATGCTTCAAGTAGATCACAATTTGACTGTCAAGGCTATTATGGAAAACCTATAACATCCATTGGCACCATGGGAGATCCTTCATTGCCAACAAAAGAAGAGGGAGATGAGCAATTCTCTGGTTCTGGTGATAACCGGGAAGAAGGTGATGATGAAATAGGAGCTGTTGATGGAATTGTTGGTGATGCCAATGCAAATGAAAG GAATGCACCAGGTCAAAAGATCATCGTGAGTACGACGAGTGATGTCGATCTGTTGGACGACGGCTACAGGTGGCGCAAGTATGGACAAAAGGTTGTGCGGGGAAATCCTCACCCAAG GAGCTATTACAAGTGTACATTCCAAGGCTGTGATGTAAAGAAACACATTGAGAGATCTTCCCAGGAACCGCATGCTGTGATAACTACATATGAAGGGAAGCATATCCATGATGTGCCTGCGTCGAGGAACAGAGTCCAAGCTGCAAGTCAACCATACTGCACAGAGGAGACTTACACAGACCAAACACCTGCTAACTTCTGCAGTAGCTCTGAAAAAAGAAACTATGGAACGATCACTCTAAACCATCTTGCTTTCTAG